From the Lolium rigidum isolate FL_2022 chromosome 2, APGP_CSIRO_Lrig_0.1, whole genome shotgun sequence genome, one window contains:
- the LOC124686793 gene encoding UDP-glycosyltransferase 73E1-like: protein MSVPTMAPTQQALAAAATAKPHFVLVPLPAHGHLIPMVDLARLLASRGARASLVTTPLNARRLRDGGVDKQLLLEIVDLAFSPADYGLPPDCQNADKIADNAQILPFFLALHKLAAPFEAYLRALVPRPSCIIADWFNSWTAGVASSLGIPRLFFHGPSCFFSLCDLNAAAHGLHERVAAADDGDRQTHVVPGMPVSVKVSKGRVPGFLTSPGCKELREEAMAAMRASDGVVVNTFLDLEDKFIGAYEAALGKPVWTLGPFCLHDRGTEDRASRGGDKPGVSESAITAWLDEQAPDSVVYVSFGSVARKLPRQLFEIGHGLEGSGKPFVWVVKESELASPEARVWLEALEARTVGRGLVVRGWAPQLAVLSHGAVGGFVTHCGWNSLLESIAHGVPAVTWPHFADQFLNEQLAVDVLGVGLPIGVTAPVMILDDDAPVPVLREGIARAVSLLMDGGEEAEERRRKAKEYGAKARRAMEKGGDSYEKLRQLIETFRYGTEAMKHGNTVTA, encoded by the coding sequence ATGAGTGTGCCCACAATGGCGCCAACACAGCAAGCACTTGCCGCTGCCGCGACGGCGAAGCCGCACTTCGTCCTTGTCCCTCTCCCGGCGCACGGCCACCTCATCCCCATGGTCGACCTCGCGCGCCTCCTGGCGTCCCGCGGCGCGCGCGCGAGCCTCGTCACCACGCCGCTGAACGCCAGGCGGCTgcgcgacggcggcgtcgacAAGCAACTCCTCCTCGAGATCGTCGACCTCGCGTTCTCGCCGGCCGACTACGGTCTGCCACCTGACTGCCAGAACGCCGACAAGATCGCCGACAACGCCCAGatcctccccttcttcctcgCCCTGCACAAGCTCGCGGCGCCATTCGAGGCCTACTTGCGCGCGCTGGTGCCCCGCCCGAGCTGCATCATCGCCGACTGGTTCAACTCGTGGACGGCCGGCGTCGCCAGCAGCCTCGGCATCCCGCGGCTCTTCTTCCACGGGCCCTCCTGCTTCTTCTCGCTCTGTGACCTCAACGCCGCGGCGCACGGGCTGCACGAGCGGgtagccgccgccgacgacggcgaCCGGCAGACACACGTCGTGCCCGGGATGCCCGTGTCCGTAAAGGTGAGCAAGGGAAGGGTGCCCGGGTTCCTCACCTCTCCTGGGTGCAAGGAGCTGCGTGAGGAAGCCATGGCGGCCATGCGCGCGTCCGACGGTGTGGTGGTGAACACCTTCTTGGACCTCGAAGACAAGTTCATCGGGGCCTACGAGGCTGCTCTCGGGAAGCCGGTGTGGACGCTTGGCCCGTTCTGCCTGCACGACCGGGGCACCGAGGACAGGGCGTCGCGCGGGGGCGACAAGCCCGGCGTCAGCGAGAGCGCGATCACCGCATGGCTGGACGAGCAAGCCCCGGACTCCGTCGTGTACGTCAGCTTCGGCAGCGTCGCACGGAAGCTTCCCAGGCAACTGTTCGAGATCGGTCACGGCCTGGAGGGCTCCGGGAAGCCGTTTGTTTGGGTCGTGAAGGAGTCGGAGCTGGCTTCGCCGGAGGCTCGGGTATGGCTAGAGGCCCTGGAGGCTCGCACGGTGGGCCGCGGTCTCGTTGTGCGCGGCTGGGCGCCGCAGCTCGCCGTCCTATCGCACGGCGCCGTTGGGGGGTTCGTCACGCACTGCGGCTGGAACTCGCTGCTGGAGTCCATCGCGCACGGCGTGCCGGCCGTGACGTGGCCGCATTTCGCCGACCAGTTCCTGAACGAGCAGCTGGCCGTGGACGTGCTCGGCGTCGGCCTCCCGATCGGCGTAACGGCGCCAGTGATGATCCTGGACGACGACGCGCCCGTGCCGGTTCTGCGCGAAGGCATAGCGCGTGCGGTATCGCTGCTCATGGACGgtggggaggaggcggaggagaggaggaggaaggccaAGGAGTACGGCGCGAAAGCTCGCAGGGCCATGGAGAAAGGAGGCGATTCGTACGAAAAACTTAGGCAGCTGATCGAAACCTTCAGGTACGGTACAGAGGCAATGAAACATGGGA